One genomic region from Actinocatenispora thailandica encodes:
- a CDS encoding cob(I)yrinic acid a,c-diamide adenosyltransferase, which produces MAVHLTRIYTRTGDDGSTGLNDFSRVPKTDPRIAAYADCDETNAVLGTALALGRLDDELTGVLTRIQNDLFDVGADLATPIVPEPKNPELRVTGDYVARLEGWCDEFNARCRKLDSFILPGGTPGAALLHHARTVARRAERSAWALLEHDPERTNVLAAKYLNRLSDLLFILARLANPDGDVKWVPGGER; this is translated from the coding sequence ATGGCGGTACATCTGACCAGGATCTACACCCGCACCGGCGACGACGGCAGCACCGGGCTGAACGACTTCAGCCGGGTGCCGAAGACCGACCCGCGCATCGCCGCGTACGCCGACTGTGACGAGACCAACGCCGTGCTCGGCACCGCGCTCGCCCTCGGCCGGCTCGACGACGAGCTGACCGGCGTGCTCACCCGGATCCAGAACGACCTGTTCGACGTGGGTGCCGACCTCGCCACCCCGATCGTCCCGGAACCGAAGAACCCGGAGCTGCGGGTCACCGGGGACTACGTGGCGCGGCTGGAGGGCTGGTGTGACGAGTTCAACGCGCGCTGCCGCAAGCTCGACTCGTTCATCCTGCCCGGCGGCACCCCGGGGGCTGCGCTGCTGCACCACGCCCGTACCGTCGCCCGCCGGGCCGAGCGGTCCGCCTGGGCACTGCTCGAACACGACCCCGAGCGCACCAACGTGCTCGCCGCGAAGTACCTGAACCGGCTGTCCGACCTGCTGTTCATCCTGGCCCGGCTGGCCAACCCGGACGGCGACGTGAAATGGGTGCCCGGCGGGGAACGGTGA